The following coding sequences are from one Elusimicrobium minutum Pei191 window:
- a CDS encoding type IV pilin protein: protein MRKRNLQSKGFTLIEIAVVVLVIAILAAVALPQYKKSLERSRAAEAFDILTEIRNKQEARELLGTGTAKGYTVKFSDLGEVIEGKTSTTNTLDTDLFTYTLSNNPYPQAYAKRKDMDYSIVQANGYQDSALCCLGKDCKVVDSVLKGCEKTACPTTCATGHKRTGYFFQEDGPCCEAKTACSATCLAGEERTAVQYIEDGACCQTKTCGAGQTLVGGICKTTCPATCSAGEERTAAQYSEDGACCQTKTCGAGQTLVGDICKTTCPATCSVGEERTAAQYSEDGPCCETKCDFNQIIVNGVCKTPCASLSIPQGYKKTSNNYLEEEGGCYTKDNSCRALPKYFCGGNKHGGYCVHGGYWSGGTEYLTAAPDYIVGYECKNSVTGEACDGCVLPLENKCSDSGFFEKNMNFCCNSSLGDQPKCCINVISSSWPTECEPQNLPQGQHCSMDKMVMVCKNLLGNACVCASKGGALPAAPSDYCNKGQVYDDGVCKTICPNFCPSGKVRSGLYFKEEGACCVDGDGEDDSSDSIVLPGGGGSLGDVEIITKF from the coding sequence ATGAGAAAAAGAAATCTGCAGTCAAAAGGATTCACATTAATTGAAATAGCTGTTGTTGTTCTAGTAATAGCTATTTTAGCTGCGGTGGCGCTGCCGCAGTACAAAAAGTCGTTAGAACGCTCAAGAGCTGCCGAAGCTTTTGACATTCTTACCGAGATAAGGAATAAACAAGAGGCAAGAGAACTCCTTGGCACGGGGACGGCCAAAGGCTATACTGTAAAGTTTAGCGATTTGGGGGAAGTTATAGAGGGTAAAACATCTACAACAAATACATTAGACACAGACCTCTTTACATATACACTTTCAAACAACCCATATCCGCAGGCGTATGCAAAAAGAAAGGATATGGATTATTCAATAGTGCAAGCTAATGGGTACCAGGACAGTGCGTTATGCTGTTTGGGTAAAGATTGTAAGGTTGTAGACAGCGTTTTAAAAGGGTGCGAGAAGACTGCGTGCCCCACAACCTGCGCGACTGGGCATAAAAGAACAGGATATTTTTTCCAGGAAGACGGGCCTTGCTGTGAGGCAAAAACAGCGTGTTCTGCAACATGTCTTGCGGGAGAAGAAAGAACAGCCGTACAATATATTGAAGACGGCGCCTGCTGCCAAACAAAGACTTGCGGTGCCGGGCAGACGCTTGTAGGCGGTATATGTAAAACAACGTGTCCCGCAACATGCTCAGCAGGGGAAGAAAGAACAGCCGCGCAATATAGCGAAGACGGCGCTTGCTGCCAAACAAAAACTTGCGGCGCCGGACAGACGCTTGTAGGCGATATATGTAAAACAACGTGCCCCGCAACATGTTCCGTAGGAGAAGAAAGAACAGCCGCGCAATATAGCGAAGACGGCCCGTGTTGTGAAACAAAATGCGATTTTAATCAAATTATTGTAAACGGGGTTTGTAAAACACCTTGCGCGTCTCTATCTATTCCGCAAGGATATAAGAAAACTTCAAATAATTACTTAGAGGAAGAAGGCGGTTGTTATACTAAAGATAACTCCTGCCGCGCGCTTCCAAAATATTTTTGCGGCGGCAATAAACATGGCGGATATTGTGTACATGGCGGTTACTGGTCAGGCGGTACGGAATATCTTACCGCCGCGCCTGATTATATAGTCGGGTATGAATGTAAAAATTCCGTTACAGGAGAAGCTTGTGACGGCTGCGTTTTACCTTTGGAAAACAAATGTTCTGACTCGGGCTTTTTTGAAAAAAATATGAATTTTTGCTGTAACAGCAGCCTTGGCGATCAACCTAAATGTTGTATAAATGTTATCTCCAGCAGCTGGCCGACTGAATGCGAGCCTCAAAACTTGCCGCAAGGCCAGCATTGTTCAATGGATAAAATGGTTATGGTATGTAAAAATCTTTTAGGAAACGCGTGTGTCTGCGCCAGTAAAGGCGGCGCGCTGCCGGCGGCTCCTTCTGATTATTGCAATAAAGGACAAGTGTATGACGACGGTGTTTGCAAAACCATCTGTCCTAACTTCTGTCCTTCCGGTAAAGTAAGAAGCGGCTTGTATTTTAAAGAAGAGGGCGCTTGCTGCGTAGATGGGGATGGGGAAGATGATTCTTCTGATTCTATTGTCTTACCGGGCGGAGGAGGCTCTTTAGGCGACGTGGAAATTATCACTAAGTTTTAG
- the lysA gene encoding diaminopimelate decarboxylase, giving the protein MFHYINCVLHAENVPVEIIAKEVGTPCYIYSNEILTKNFKDFDNALKKFKNTISYSIKANSNLGIVKTIASLGGGADVVSAGEMCIALKAGIPANKIVFSGVGKTKRELEEAIKNEILQINAESEAEVNTINHIALKLGKKANIALRVNPDVDAKTHVKITTGKKENKFGVDWDIAKDLYIKASKMEGLNVVGIAMHIGSQLLDLDPFRLAFTKMADMVSELEKEGIILKNLDLGGGLGINYNVELPPTKEAYAQVIEETLGKFNKHIIIEPGRSIIGEAAILISEVIFTKDMGSKHFIIVDAGMNDLMRPAMYDSWHTIVPVVKKGLAPITADIVGPICESSDTFAKDRIIEPVKQGELVAMMSAGAYGSSMSSVYNFRPLVPEVMVNKNAFTVVRKRTTYEEMLSGQTIPDWLKK; this is encoded by the coding sequence ATGTTCCATTATATAAACTGCGTTTTACATGCAGAAAACGTTCCCGTAGAAATTATCGCAAAAGAAGTAGGTACGCCGTGTTACATTTATTCAAACGAAATTTTAACGAAAAATTTTAAAGATTTTGACAACGCTTTAAAAAAATTTAAAAACACAATCTCTTATTCTATTAAGGCAAACAGCAATTTAGGAATAGTTAAAACAATAGCTTCTTTAGGCGGCGGGGCGGATGTTGTTTCCGCGGGTGAAATGTGTATCGCTTTAAAAGCGGGCATACCGGCAAATAAAATAGTTTTTTCAGGAGTGGGCAAAACCAAACGGGAACTTGAGGAAGCAATTAAAAATGAAATTCTTCAAATAAACGCCGAAAGTGAAGCTGAAGTAAACACAATAAACCACATAGCTTTAAAACTGGGTAAAAAAGCCAATATCGCCCTTCGCGTTAACCCTGATGTTGACGCTAAAACACATGTTAAAATAACAACGGGTAAAAAAGAAAATAAATTCGGTGTTGACTGGGATATAGCCAAAGACCTTTATATTAAAGCCTCTAAAATGGAAGGCCTTAACGTAGTAGGTATCGCTATGCACATAGGCTCGCAGCTTTTGGATTTGGACCCTTTCCGCCTTGCTTTTACAAAAATGGCGGACATGGTAAGCGAACTTGAGAAAGAAGGTATTATTTTAAAAAATCTTGATTTAGGCGGAGGTTTAGGTATTAATTATAACGTAGAACTCCCCCCTACCAAAGAAGCCTACGCACAAGTTATAGAGGAAACTTTAGGCAAGTTTAATAAGCATATTATTATAGAGCCGGGCCGCTCCATAATAGGCGAGGCCGCCATATTAATAAGTGAAGTTATTTTTACTAAAGACATGGGCTCAAAACACTTTATTATTGTTGACGCTGGCATGAATGACCTTATGCGCCCCGCTATGTACGACTCCTGGCATACAATAGTGCCTGTTGTTAAAAAAGGCCTCGCGCCGATTACGGCCGATATTGTGGGCCCTATATGCGAATCAAGCGACACTTTCGCTAAAGACCGTATTATAGAACCCGTTAAACAAGGCGAGCTTGTAGCTATGATGAGCGCAGGGGCATACGGCTCTTCAATGTCATCCGTTTATAATTTCAGGCCGCTGGTGCCGGAAGTTATGGTAAACAAAAACGCTTTTACCGTAGTTCGCAAGAGAACGACTTATGAAGAAATGTTATCAGGCCAAACCATACCGGACTGGCTTAAAAAATAA
- a CDS encoding nitroreductase family protein yields the protein MNEIIKTLLSRRSVRAYKNTQISDEKLQMILEAGRFAPSAMNLQPWHFLVIQNKAALDEFSKDVKDVMIASDFENAKKEGFNFFYNAPTVIFICGEETSSFAEMDCTMAASNMITAATLLGLQSCFIVSFKVLFKTPYHEKYAVKFGLPKGYMPMCAVVLGHAADGETLKIPHKKTEIVTLIK from the coding sequence ATGAATGAAATTATTAAAACCTTGCTTTCACGCAGAAGCGTAAGGGCTTATAAAAATACACAAATTTCAGATGAAAAGTTACAAATGATTTTAGAAGCGGGCCGTTTTGCGCCCAGCGCAATGAACCTGCAGCCGTGGCATTTTTTGGTTATTCAAAATAAAGCCGCTTTGGACGAATTTTCTAAAGACGTTAAAGATGTTATGATAGCGTCCGACTTTGAAAACGCTAAAAAAGAAGGCTTTAATTTCTTTTATAACGCGCCGACCGTAATTTTTATCTGCGGGGAGGAAACATCTTCTTTCGCGGAAATGGATTGCACTATGGCCGCGTCAAACATGATAACTGCCGCGACTTTACTGGGGTTGCAAAGCTGTTTTATAGTTTCTTTCAAGGTTTTGTTTAAAACGCCTTATCATGAAAAATACGCGGTTAAATTTGGCCTTCCTAAAGGATATATGCCTATGTGCGCCGTTGTTTTGGGACACGCGGCAGATGGGGAAACGCTGAAAATACCGCATAAAAAAACAGAAATAGTTACTTTAATTAAATAG
- a CDS encoding HK97 family phage prohead protease → MKHIIKGTKVLPAVKILPISEVKITETSQGLVYIQGYANTKNKADRYGDIPTVYHKKRDYVYELKHFAKNPVLLIDHVNRIDHLAGSVVNIREDDKGLYFKAVFSTSGHPIVAHARHIYKEGHAKGISIAGRFHFEDNDNPSHLTYAEIYEISLVAVPADPDSLAQAVEKTIDEAENEKNIKLKLQEEIDAWLTALNK, encoded by the coding sequence ATGAAACATATTATTAAAGGAACAAAAGTTTTGCCGGCGGTAAAAATACTTCCGATAAGTGAAGTAAAAATAACGGAGACATCGCAAGGATTAGTTTATATACAGGGTTACGCGAACACAAAAAATAAGGCCGACAGGTACGGCGATATTCCAACCGTTTACCATAAAAAAAGAGATTATGTATATGAGTTAAAACATTTTGCTAAAAATCCTGTTTTATTAATTGACCACGTTAACAGGATAGACCATTTAGCAGGATCGGTTGTAAATATAAGGGAAGACGATAAAGGCCTTTATTTTAAAGCGGTATTTTCAACTTCAGGTCATCCCATAGTGGCCCACGCAAGACATATATATAAAGAAGGGCACGCCAAGGGTATAAGCATAGCGGGCAGATTTCATTTTGAGGATAATGACAATCCTTCGCATTTAACTTACGCTGAAATTTATGAAATAAGTTTAGTGGCGGTACCCGCCGATCCTGACAGCCTTGCCCAAGCGGTCGAAAAAACTATTGATGAGGCTGAAAATGAAAAAAATATAAAGTTGAAATTGCAAGAGGAAATTGATGCCTGGTTAACGGCCTTAAATAAATAA